One window of the Runella slithyformis DSM 19594 genome contains the following:
- a CDS encoding META domain-containing protein, with protein sequence MIRVSILLTTLLFSASCGKKNITPAEELEASQNVTNTRVSFDKLPGKWVFTGYLKDKTVPANGEATIEFTATEKANTLQVGGRAFVNLYGSTFLYDEAKSTIQLIEPVSTTKMAGTPEMMKAEAAFLSNLKNVTKFSVEGAVLKLYVGEPAVEIMHFKR encoded by the coding sequence ATGATCAGAGTAAGCATTTTATTAACGACTCTCCTTTTCTCCGCGAGTTGTGGCAAAAAAAACATCACTCCCGCAGAAGAATTGGAAGCTTCACAAAACGTGACCAACACCCGCGTCAGCTTTGATAAACTACCCGGAAAGTGGGTATTTACAGGCTATCTGAAAGATAAAACGGTACCCGCCAACGGCGAAGCAACCATTGAATTCACCGCTACGGAAAAGGCCAATACCTTACAGGTAGGAGGGCGCGCATTTGTGAATCTTTACGGTTCAACCTTTCTCTATGACGAAGCCAAATCCACCATTCAACTCATTGAGCCGGTAAGCACGACCAAAATGGCGGGTACGCCGGAAATGATGAAAGCCGAAGCTGCTTTCTTAAGTAACCTCAAAAACGTCACAAAATTCTCGGTGGAGGGTGCCGTACTGAAGCTCTACGTGGGTGAGCCGGCGGTTGAAATTATGCATTTTAAGAGGTAG
- a CDS encoding ArnT family glycosyltransferase, which yields MDTKPTQRFWWLFGGYAALCMGVALFRNYPLYSDSSVYFNWASRAAQMRTWFPYPQTIYDPWLASLFHVNLGAVFLRIYNAPVTLHLLNAVANLTQLYILYRLTLKFFGQQSAGIAAWMYVLYLNSLGLVVLNLSELTFTACTLLCLWFYVQKSTFLWGLLSGLMAGLALGCRPLIVALLLVYGLVWLWTWRYKKQNHYAQLMGIGLGVLLFVIPMGMYSKSQTGQFVYSTTTGPINLLMSGFDGATGVYNDSILKNDSIYLSKKTFYEKGDYIQTRAVRWIVSHPAKWLSFWPHKIKSTFVNDDIAVSPLLGNPNWNFERFIKDTRLPRAQQRFWQESIGYRVAFLSIHTFHFGYYLLLLGLWGYQVLYYWKRRFTSSLIVWIINGFTFFGFLMTYIGSQGNLRYKYPYLVISLILLAPVAVHITPKKGRKWGRLSEKKRK from the coding sequence ATGGACACTAAACCGACTCAACGTTTTTGGTGGCTGTTTGGGGGATACGCGGCCCTCTGTATGGGTGTTGCGCTGTTTAGAAATTATCCCCTTTACAGCGATTCATCAGTATATTTTAACTGGGCAAGCCGGGCGGCCCAAATGCGTACGTGGTTTCCCTATCCTCAAACCATTTACGACCCTTGGCTGGCAAGCCTGTTTCATGTCAATCTGGGCGCTGTATTTCTGCGCATCTACAATGCGCCGGTTACGCTGCATTTATTGAATGCAGTGGCTAATTTGACCCAACTGTACATCCTGTATCGGCTGACGCTCAAATTTTTCGGTCAACAAAGCGCCGGGATCGCGGCGTGGATGTATGTGCTGTATCTCAACAGTTTGGGATTAGTGGTGCTGAATTTAAGTGAATTGACATTTACCGCCTGTACCTTGCTCTGCCTTTGGTTTTATGTTCAAAAATCCACGTTTTTGTGGGGCCTTTTATCAGGACTGATGGCCGGGTTGGCATTGGGGTGCCGCCCCCTGATCGTGGCGTTGCTTTTGGTTTACGGGTTGGTATGGCTGTGGACATGGAGGTATAAAAAGCAGAATCATTACGCGCAACTGATGGGCATTGGCTTGGGCGTATTGCTGTTTGTGATTCCGATGGGGATGTACAGTAAGTCGCAAACGGGGCAGTTTGTGTATTCGACTACGACGGGTCCCATCAACCTGCTCATGAGCGGGTTTGACGGTGCTACGGGCGTGTACAATGATTCCATTCTCAAAAACGATTCGATTTATTTATCCAAAAAAACGTTTTATGAAAAAGGTGATTACATTCAAACGCGTGCCGTTCGATGGATTGTGAGTCATCCCGCAAAATGGCTTTCCTTTTGGCCCCATAAAATTAAAAGCACCTTTGTCAACGATGATATCGCCGTCAGTCCGCTGTTGGGCAATCCCAACTGGAATTTTGAACGCTTTATCAAAGATACCCGATTGCCTCGCGCGCAGCAGCGGTTTTGGCAGGAGTCGATTGGGTACCGAGTCGCATTTTTAAGCATTCATACCTTTCATTTTGGGTATTATTTACTACTGTTGGGGTTGTGGGGGTATCAAGTGCTTTACTATTGGAAACGCCGCTTCACATCTTCCCTGATCGTATGGATCATCAACGGTTTTACCTTTTTTGGCTTTCTGATGACCTACATCGGGTCGCAGGGAAATCTTCGGTATAAGTACCCGTATTTGGTGATCTCGCTGATTTTGTTAGCACCGGTTGCGGTACATATAACCCCAAAAAAGGGTAGAAAATGGGGCCGATTATCTGAAAAAAAACGCAAATGA
- a CDS encoding lipopolysaccharide biosynthesis protein, whose amino-acid sequence MGIVVRQSLKAGVGSYLGVLVGVINQMYVSTEFLSVEQYALSRILFENSLLFASFAHLGTPFIVDRYFSLFRNDEEKHGGILSFLLMLPLVGVVLFALVYWLFTPLIVGYFSKNSALLVDYHFLVLPLTVFWIYITVLDAYCRNNSRIAVPMFIREVYLRVANVVLVIIFGIGWVSFDWMLYLIIAAYGFAVVLFIIYIGILGKGYWRWPDRTILTRPLFKQMLGYGSFTVLGALGVNVILFIDRTMLAGERDLVNAGIFIVASYMASVIEIPRKALAQISIPILTQHLRNEDFGQLEHMNRKTALHLLLSGGLVFLLIWVNIDDIFFLLPKSNVYSEGKYVVLFLLITKLFDMAAGLNTEIILYSKYYRMATWIIIFTALLGFFLNLWLISSYGFIGAAIATSFTTLIYSLLRMGYINYRFGISPYSPQSIQVLAVFGAVFLLSYLVPEHPQTPLIAMVRIVIKTGAVCGLLGFYVWKWKISEEVNGLIDTILARFK is encoded by the coding sequence GTGGGTATTGTTGTTCGTCAAAGCCTCAAAGCCGGTGTAGGCTCCTATTTGGGCGTATTGGTAGGAGTGATCAATCAGATGTACGTTTCTACCGAGTTTTTGTCGGTGGAGCAGTACGCCCTGTCACGTATTCTTTTTGAGAACAGTCTGTTATTTGCCTCTTTTGCACATTTGGGCACTCCTTTTATTGTAGACCGCTACTTCAGTTTATTCCGAAACGACGAAGAAAAACACGGGGGTATTCTGAGCTTTCTGCTGATGCTGCCGTTGGTGGGCGTGGTGCTTTTTGCGCTCGTGTATTGGCTGTTTACTCCGCTGATTGTTGGGTATTTCTCCAAAAATTCTGCCCTTTTGGTGGATTATCACTTTTTGGTACTTCCACTGACCGTTTTTTGGATATACATTACGGTGCTCGACGCTTATTGTCGTAACAACTCCCGTATTGCGGTTCCGATGTTTATTCGAGAGGTATATCTGCGGGTAGCTAATGTGGTGCTGGTCATCATTTTTGGGATAGGTTGGGTCAGTTTTGACTGGATGCTTTACCTCATCATTGCTGCGTACGGGTTTGCGGTGGTGTTATTTATCATTTATATCGGTATTTTAGGAAAAGGCTATTGGCGCTGGCCCGACCGCACGATCCTGACCCGACCGCTTTTCAAACAAATGCTGGGGTATGGTTCTTTTACCGTTTTGGGGGCATTGGGCGTAAACGTCATCTTATTCATTGACCGCACGATGCTGGCCGGGGAGCGCGATCTGGTCAATGCCGGCATTTTCATCGTGGCCTCTTACATGGCAAGTGTGATCGAGATACCGCGAAAAGCATTGGCCCAGATTTCCATCCCGATTCTTACGCAGCATTTACGCAATGAAGATTTTGGCCAATTGGAACATATGAACCGCAAAACGGCCCTTCATTTATTGCTGAGCGGCGGGTTGGTATTTTTGTTGATATGGGTTAACATTGATGATATCTTTTTTCTGTTGCCCAAAAGCAACGTCTACAGTGAAGGAAAATATGTGGTTCTTTTTCTGCTTATCACCAAACTCTTTGACATGGCGGCCGGCTTAAATACCGAGATCATTCTGTACTCGAAATATTACCGCATGGCTACGTGGATCATTATTTTTACGGCTCTGCTCGGCTTTTTTCTCAATCTTTGGCTGATTTCCTCCTACGGTTTTATCGGGGCCGCGATCGCGACCTCGTTTACCACCCTGATCTATTCGCTCCTGCGGATGGGGTATATCAACTATCGTTTTGGTATTTCACCTTATTCACCGCAAAGTATTCAGGTTTTAGCGGTATTTGGAGCGGTATTTTTATTGTCATATCTGGTGCCCGAGCATCCCCAAACCCCCTTGATAGCCATGGTCCGGATTGTGATCAAAACGGGTGCAGTCTGTGGCCTGTTGGGTTTTTATGTGTGGAAATGGAAGATTTCAGAAGAGGTCAATGGGTTGATTGATACGATTTTGGCACGTTTTAAGTGA
- the wecB gene encoding non-hydrolyzing UDP-N-acetylglucosamine 2-epimerase: MKILNIVGARPNFMKVAPLHRAFQKKSEIESKIVHTGQHYDAKMSDVFFNQLELPQPDYFLGIGGGSHTQQTAKIMLEFEKVMEQEKPDLVLVVGDVTSTIACALVATKMHVPIAHVEAGLRSGDRKMPEEINRILTDSISDLLFVTEQAGIDNLQREGVPDEKVFMVGNCMIDSLVHYRQKAGLLDIMPSLGVAKGDFVLMTMHRPANVDTAEGLTSILQIIENTTPYKKVLFPIHPRTKNNIEQFGLQPKLDAIQGLILTEPQGYLEFLHLMENSALVVTDSGGIQEETTYLQVPCLTFRDSTERPVTVELGTNQLLSDLNPVSVHEKVIETLEGRAKKGIIPPLWDGHAAERIAEVLVQKFNQ, translated from the coding sequence ATGAAGATCCTTAACATCGTAGGTGCACGACCTAATTTTATGAAAGTAGCGCCGCTGCATCGTGCCTTTCAGAAAAAAAGTGAGATCGAATCAAAAATCGTCCATACGGGGCAGCATTACGATGCCAAGATGTCGGACGTATTTTTTAACCAATTGGAATTGCCCCAACCCGATTATTTTCTGGGCATCGGTGGTGGCTCCCATACGCAGCAAACGGCCAAGATCATGCTGGAGTTTGAGAAAGTGATGGAGCAGGAAAAACCCGATTTGGTGCTGGTGGTGGGAGATGTCACTTCAACCATCGCCTGTGCGTTGGTGGCCACCAAAATGCACGTTCCCATTGCACACGTAGAGGCGGGATTGCGCAGCGGTGACCGTAAAATGCCCGAAGAGATCAATCGTATTTTGACCGACAGCATTTCCGATCTGCTGTTTGTGACCGAACAGGCGGGGATTGACAACCTTCAACGCGAAGGCGTGCCCGACGAAAAGGTGTTTATGGTAGGTAACTGCATGATCGACTCGCTGGTGCATTATCGTCAAAAAGCCGGTCTGCTGGACATAATGCCCTCCCTGGGTGTCGCCAAAGGTGATTTTGTGCTCATGACCATGCATCGCCCTGCCAACGTCGACACCGCTGAAGGACTGACGAGCATTTTGCAGATCATTGAAAATACAACCCCTTACAAAAAAGTACTGTTCCCGATCCATCCCCGGACCAAAAATAACATCGAACAATTTGGCTTACAGCCTAAGTTAGACGCCATTCAAGGGTTGATTCTGACCGAGCCGCAGGGCTATTTGGAGTTTCTGCATTTGATGGAAAACTCGGCCCTGGTCGTGACCGATTCGGGAGGAATACAGGAAGAAACAACCTACTTACAGGTACCCTGCCTGACCTTCCGCGACAGCACCGAGCGCCCCGTAACGGTAGAGCTGGGCACCAATCAGTTATTATCAGACCTGAATCCCGTATCGGTTCACGAAAAAGTGATCGAAACCCTCGAAGGGCGCGCCAAAAAAGGCATCATTCCGCCGCTATGGGACGGCCACGCTGCCGAGCGTATTGCGGAGGTATTAGTGCAGAAATTCAATCAGTAA
- a CDS encoding glycosyltransferase family 4 protein: MRVCFVMPALPHYFKLILNKIVAGTGYEIILIKPAQKGKATGAAVQEETDNTLFRVVELEEYRAWYGKPFFKGLLPTLQAIRPDCVVMTTWPYFLYLTMHPLFYWRLRGLGAKLIARDIPFNYAVWGRVREFYFSPQFLSENFQDSRKTWIGFVLFWIASLLRRLNLPLADAHINYIDEAREIIGSYGVPAEKIFVISNSPDTDELLAAFEKVKKRPLLLPPNPHRLIHVGRLVQWKRVDLIMEAVKKLQPTYPNIELVVVGFGPELEKLKAQAAEAGLTDAVRFVGGVYNSEELGQYLHESSVYVLGGMGGLSINDAMCFAKPVVCSVADGTEKRLVREGENGYYFTNGNADDLARVLDLMLAEPGRVRAFGQRSLEIIKNEINIHTVIEGYKNVFEFVTKK; this comes from the coding sequence ATGCGTGTTTGTTTTGTAATGCCTGCCTTGCCCCATTACTTTAAGCTGATTCTGAACAAGATCGTGGCGGGGACGGGGTACGAGATCATACTCATAAAGCCTGCTCAAAAAGGAAAAGCCACGGGAGCGGCGGTACAGGAAGAAACCGACAATACGCTGTTTCGTGTCGTGGAGTTGGAAGAGTACCGCGCGTGGTACGGCAAGCCTTTTTTTAAGGGCCTGCTGCCCACACTCCAAGCGATCCGCCCCGACTGTGTGGTGATGACGACCTGGCCCTATTTTTTGTACCTGACCATGCACCCGCTGTTTTATTGGAGGTTACGGGGTTTGGGGGCTAAGCTCATTGCGCGCGATATACCGTTCAATTATGCCGTTTGGGGTCGGGTCAGAGAATTCTATTTTTCACCGCAGTTTCTTTCCGAAAATTTTCAGGACTCCCGTAAAACATGGATCGGTTTTGTGCTTTTTTGGATCGCTTCGCTGTTGCGCCGTTTGAATTTGCCCCTGGCCGATGCCCACATTAATTACATAGACGAAGCCCGCGAGATCATCGGCAGTTATGGCGTACCGGCCGAAAAGATATTCGTGATTTCCAATTCGCCCGATACCGATGAACTCTTGGCGGCGTTTGAAAAGGTCAAAAAACGCCCGCTTTTATTGCCGCCCAATCCCCATCGCCTGATTCACGTGGGGCGGTTGGTGCAGTGGAAACGCGTTGACCTGATCATGGAAGCCGTCAAAAAATTACAGCCGACTTACCCGAATATTGAGTTGGTGGTCGTAGGCTTTGGCCCGGAGTTGGAAAAACTCAAAGCACAGGCTGCCGAAGCGGGACTGACAGACGCCGTACGTTTTGTGGGAGGCGTGTACAATTCGGAGGAGTTGGGCCAATACCTGCACGAATCATCAGTGTACGTGCTGGGCGGCATGGGCGGTTTGTCCATCAACGACGCCATGTGCTTTGCCAAACCCGTGGTATGCTCCGTGGCCGACGGCACCGAAAAGCGGTTGGTACGGGAAGGAGAAAACGGATATTATTTCACCAACGGAAATGCCGACGATCTGGCACGGGTTTTGGACTTGATGCTTGCCGAACCCGGCCGGGTCAGGGCCTTTGGCCAACGTTCGCTGGAAATCATAAAAAATGAAATAAACATACATACCGTCATTGAAGGGTATAAAAATGTATTTGAATTCGTAACCAAAAAATGA
- a CDS encoding penicillin acylase family protein, producing the protein MKPFLLLLALGLFVRCTDSCAQTLALKGLQQPVEIIRDRWGISHIYAQNDHDLFMAQGYVAASDRLFQLEIWRRQATGTTAELLGKKELKRDIGSRLFKFRGNLTAELTHYHPRSALIINAFVEGINAYIREIRQTPEKLPFEFKVLNTLPDYWTPEIVISRHQGLLSNVKDELTNARIVALVGADKLRELQWFHPAKTANEPDLTLDKIIDKEEIFQPILELYEAFRAPLKFTKDDKKAGLTPAFDIDRWYEEEKANVGSNNWIISGKRSQSGYPMLANDPHRAQSVPSLRYWVHLHAPGWNVVGAGEPSLPGVSVGHNDVASWGLTIFETDNEDLYVYETNPQNANQYKYQGKWENLKILKDTVKVAGGPPEVITLRYTRHGPVVFEDASRRKLYAVRAGWLEVGCAPYLASLRMNQARTWEEFRTACSFSRIPGENMIYADKNGHIGWQAVGISPIRKNWTGLVPVPGDGRYEWAGYLPIQLLPHKKDPVEGYVVTANNNMTPVDFPNRNAIGWTWANPVRAHRIEEVLNAGKRMSLQDFATLQTDYLSGTARTLVPVLLKALESRKETKETAKVISLLQGWDYQLTPHSIAAAVYVQWETELKKAVYQSTVPEIIQPYFKTLPTKRLIDWIITPRPAFGADPVKARNELLVSSLGKALQALTARLGSNIDQWQYGQAKNKHITLTHALSDWVSADQRAKINLGPLPRGGYGEVVGNTGNNLNQEHGASFRILVDTEDWDNTLGINSPGQSANPDDPHYADLFELWAKDGYFPVYFSKDKIKNVADRTWTLKPN; encoded by the coding sequence TTGAAACCTTTTCTGCTGCTGCTGGCGCTGGGACTGTTCGTGCGTTGCACGGATTCCTGCGCCCAAACCCTCGCCCTCAAAGGCCTCCAACAACCCGTAGAGATCATCCGCGACCGCTGGGGCATCTCCCACATTTACGCCCAAAACGACCACGACCTGTTCATGGCCCAAGGCTACGTGGCCGCTTCCGACCGCCTGTTTCAGCTTGAGATCTGGCGTCGACAGGCCACGGGTACCACGGCGGAGCTGCTGGGAAAGAAAGAATTAAAACGCGATATCGGCAGTCGGTTGTTCAAATTCAGGGGCAATCTGACGGCCGAACTTACCCACTATCATCCGCGCAGTGCGCTCATTATCAATGCCTTTGTGGAAGGCATCAACGCCTACATTCGTGAGATACGCCAAACCCCCGAAAAACTGCCGTTTGAATTTAAAGTATTGAACACCCTGCCCGACTACTGGACGCCCGAGATCGTCATCAGTCGCCATCAGGGATTGCTGAGCAATGTCAAAGATGAGCTGACCAATGCCCGCATCGTGGCCTTGGTAGGAGCCGATAAACTGCGCGAGTTGCAGTGGTTTCACCCTGCTAAAACGGCCAACGAACCCGATTTGACCTTGGATAAAATCATTGATAAGGAGGAAATTTTTCAGCCCATTCTGGAACTCTACGAAGCGTTTCGTGCCCCGCTGAAATTTACCAAAGACGACAAAAAAGCAGGGTTAACCCCTGCCTTTGATATTGATCGTTGGTATGAAGAAGAAAAAGCCAATGTGGGTTCCAACAACTGGATCATCAGCGGCAAACGCTCACAGAGCGGCTACCCGATGCTGGCCAATGACCCGCACCGGGCCCAATCGGTGCCGTCGCTGCGGTATTGGGTGCATTTACACGCCCCGGGTTGGAATGTGGTAGGAGCCGGGGAGCCGTCGCTGCCGGGCGTTTCAGTCGGTCATAACGACGTTGCGTCGTGGGGATTGACCATTTTTGAGACCGACAACGAAGACCTGTACGTCTACGAAACCAACCCCCAAAACGCAAATCAGTATAAATATCAAGGAAAATGGGAAAACCTCAAGATTCTGAAAGACACCGTTAAGGTAGCCGGCGGACCGCCGGAAGTGATAACGCTAAGGTATACACGTCACGGGCCGGTGGTCTTTGAAGACGCCTCCAGGCGCAAGCTTTACGCCGTGCGGGCGGGTTGGCTGGAAGTCGGCTGTGCGCCGTATCTGGCGAGTTTGCGCATGAATCAGGCCCGCACGTGGGAAGAATTCCGAACGGCCTGCAGTTTCAGTCGCATACCGGGCGAAAACATGATCTATGCCGACAAAAACGGCCACATTGGCTGGCAGGCAGTGGGGATTTCGCCCATTCGCAAAAACTGGACGGGACTGGTGCCCGTACCCGGCGACGGGCGCTACGAGTGGGCGGGGTATTTGCCCATTCAACTATTGCCCCATAAAAAAGACCCTGTCGAAGGTTACGTGGTCACGGCCAATAACAACATGACGCCCGTCGATTTTCCCAACCGCAACGCCATCGGCTGGACGTGGGCCAATCCCGTGCGTGCGCATCGCATCGAAGAGGTGCTGAACGCCGGCAAGCGGATGTCGTTGCAGGATTTTGCAACTTTACAAACCGATTATCTGTCGGGCACGGCCCGAACCCTGGTGCCGGTTTTGCTGAAAGCCTTGGAGAGCCGAAAAGAAACCAAAGAAACCGCCAAAGTCATCAGCCTGCTGCAGGGCTGGGACTATCAACTGACGCCTCATTCCATCGCGGCGGCCGTGTATGTGCAATGGGAAACCGAGCTGAAAAAAGCCGTGTATCAAAGTACGGTTCCCGAGATTATTCAACCCTATTTTAAAACCCTGCCTACCAAACGGCTGATCGATTGGATCATCACGCCCCGCCCGGCGTTTGGGGCTGACCCAGTCAAAGCCCGGAATGAATTGCTGGTGAGCAGCTTGGGTAAAGCCCTTCAGGCCCTGACGGCGCGCCTGGGCAGCAACATAGACCAATGGCAGTACGGACAGGCCAAGAATAAGCACATCACACTCACGCACGCCCTCAGCGATTGGGTCAGCGCTGATCAACGCGCCAAGATCAACCTCGGTCCGTTGCCGCGCGGCGGCTACGGCGAAGTGGTGGGCAATACCGGCAATAACCTCAATCAGGAGCACGGGGCGTCGTTTCGGATACTGGTAGATACGGAAGACTGGGACAATACCTTGGGAATCAACAGCCCGGGCCAATCTGCCAATCCCGACGACCCGCACTATGCCGACCTGTTTGAGCTGTGGGCCAAAGACGGGTATTTTCCCGTTTATTTTTCGAAAGATAAAATTAAGAATGTGGCCGACCGAACGTGGACGCTGAAACCTAACTAG
- a CDS encoding single-stranded DNA-binding protein, with product MRGLNRVTLIGNLGNVPELQTLEGGVSVAKFSLATTETFKDKNGKARTETEWHSIVLWRSLADLAHNYLQKGSTVYIEGKIKTRNYVDKDGSKRYVTEIIAEQLIMLDKKPGEAL from the coding sequence ATGAGAGGACTTAACCGCGTAACTTTAATCGGAAACCTTGGGAATGTGCCTGAATTGCAGACCTTAGAAGGCGGCGTGAGCGTAGCTAAGTTTTCGTTGGCTACCACTGAAACTTTCAAAGATAAAAATGGAAAAGCCCGTACGGAAACCGAATGGCACAGCATCGTTTTGTGGCGCAGCTTGGCCGATTTAGCACACAACTACCTGCAAAAAGGAAGCACAGTATATATAGAGGGCAAAATTAAAACCCGTAATTATGTAGATAAAGACGGCAGCAAAAGGTACGTCACCGAGATCATTGCCGAGCAGTTGATCATGCTTGATAAAAAGCCCGGAGAGGCGCTATAA
- the xerA gene encoding site-specific tyrosine recombinase/integron integrase, which yields MIKASKILHRNEDRFKVDFPYNREISLLLKQIPDAQWSKSHSAWHIPYTKTAFEQLKSLFPDIEIVSLKETPTPKAPLPVEPSPLPTQSSIVIELLNKNLLLRMPKSDADVQFVLKFRYVRWDKERRIWLIPYTTTNLHALQVYFGARISQFIEHKTVFESAPDPTGAPLPTEGELVLVRVNAHRLRVIVAYDPQLVKQIKQLPFAKWDAKNKWWSVPFSDRILQQIKETALSHQLKFTYRETLTPPVGIPRKAKEGMVNHRPCPPDMLLKMKELRYSEATIKSYGSAFEEFINHFPHDAIDEIDEKKIIEFCRYLVIDRKVSASTQNTAINAIKFYYEKVLGGKRRFYALQRPQRDKTLPVVLSSDEVQRILNTVQNLKHKMILTLIYSSGLRISEAIQLKIKDIDSVRMQIRIEQSKGKKDRYTLLSPKALDMLRKYYVQYKPIDYLFEGQDTPMYSARSIQQILKAACQKAGIKKTVTVHTLRHSFATHLLENGTDLRYIQLLLGHESSKTTEIYTHLTTKGFDQIKSPLDALEL from the coding sequence ATGATTAAAGCGAGTAAAATACTCCATCGAAACGAAGACCGCTTCAAAGTGGATTTTCCGTACAACCGCGAAATCAGTCTTTTGCTGAAGCAAATCCCCGATGCACAATGGAGCAAAAGCCACAGCGCGTGGCATATTCCTTATACAAAAACCGCTTTTGAGCAGCTGAAAAGTCTTTTTCCCGACATTGAGATCGTTTCACTGAAAGAAACACCCACCCCTAAAGCCCCACTGCCCGTCGAGCCGTCTCCCCTTCCTACCCAAAGCAGCATTGTCATTGAGCTTTTGAACAAAAACCTCCTGCTGCGAATGCCCAAATCGGACGCGGATGTTCAATTTGTGTTGAAATTTAGGTACGTACGCTGGGACAAAGAGCGCCGTATATGGCTCATTCCGTATACAACGACCAACTTACACGCCCTGCAAGTCTATTTCGGGGCCCGAATATCGCAGTTTATCGAACATAAAACCGTTTTTGAAAGCGCTCCGGACCCGACCGGAGCTCCATTGCCAACCGAAGGCGAATTGGTCTTGGTACGGGTAAACGCCCACCGGCTGCGCGTGATCGTTGCCTATGACCCGCAGTTGGTGAAACAAATCAAACAGTTGCCTTTTGCTAAGTGGGATGCCAAAAACAAATGGTGGAGCGTGCCGTTTTCTGACAGGATCCTGCAACAAATCAAGGAAACAGCCCTATCCCATCAGCTCAAATTTACGTACCGAGAAACCCTCACTCCACCCGTAGGCATACCCCGAAAAGCAAAAGAGGGCATGGTAAATCATCGTCCGTGCCCACCCGATATGCTATTGAAAATGAAAGAGTTGCGTTATAGCGAAGCAACCATCAAATCCTACGGCTCGGCTTTTGAGGAATTTATCAATCATTTTCCGCATGATGCCATTGATGAGATAGACGAAAAAAAGATCATTGAGTTTTGTCGCTATTTGGTCATTGACCGCAAAGTGTCTGCCTCTACCCAAAACACAGCCATCAATGCCATCAAATTTTATTATGAAAAGGTATTGGGCGGCAAGCGGCGCTTTTATGCGCTCCAACGGCCCCAACGCGACAAAACCCTGCCCGTGGTGCTCAGCAGCGATGAGGTGCAGCGGATATTGAACACGGTTCAGAACCTCAAACACAAAATGATTCTAACCCTCATCTACTCCTCCGGATTGCGAATCAGCGAAGCGATTCAGCTCAAAATCAAAGATATAGACTCCGTCCGAATGCAAATACGCATTGAGCAATCAAAGGGCAAAAAGGATCGTTATACCTTGCTGTCACCCAAAGCGTTGGATATGCTGCGAAAGTATTACGTACAGTACAAGCCCATTGACTATTTGTTTGAGGGACAGGATACGCCCATGTATTCGGCGCGATCCATCCAACAAATCCTGAAAGCAGCCTGCCAAAAAGCGGGCATCAAAAAAACCGTTACGGTACATACGTTACGGCACAGTTTTGCGACGCACCTGCTCGAAAACGGCACCGATTTGCGCTACATTCAACTCCTTTTAGGGCATGAAAGCAGTAAGACCACCGAAATTTATACTCACCTTACGACCAAGGGGTTTGACCAAATAAAAAGTCCTTTAGATGCTTTGGAATTATAA
- a CDS encoding PH domain-containing protein: MTYKTSLDNLAKGVTIGITVLFAVIIIGQFSIIKDAGRAIPIYTTVALLLVYFIAFAFRPINYEISVDKLIIHRLFKDVNIDRSLIKSVEILDKEKIGSAIRTFGVGGLFGYYGKFANTKIGSMTWYATRRDRIVLVKTVDNKKIILTPDEPEKFVANFAL, translated from the coding sequence ATGACATACAAAACATCATTAGACAATTTAGCAAAAGGAGTGACAATTGGAATAACTGTATTATTTGCAGTTATCATTATTGGACAGTTCTCAATTATCAAAGATGCAGGACGAGCAATCCCAATCTATACGACAGTAGCATTGCTCTTAGTTTATTTTATCGCATTTGCATTTAGACCAATTAACTACGAAATTTCTGTAGACAAACTTATCATTCACAGACTTTTTAAAGACGTTAATATTGACCGAAGCTTAATTAAAAGTGTTGAAATATTGGACAAAGAAAAAATAGGTTCAGCTATTCGGACTTTTGGAGTTGGTGGACTGTTTGGTTATTATGGAAAATTTGCAAATACAAAAATCGGCAGTATGACTTGGTACGCAACACGTCGAGATAGAATTGTTTTAGTAAAGACAGTAGACAACAAAAAAATCATTTTGACACCTGATGAGCCTGAAAAATTTGTTGCAAACTTTGCCTTGTGA